The Desulfovibrio subterraneus genome has a segment encoding these proteins:
- a CDS encoding sulfite exporter TauE/SafE family protein, whose product MPRTVSMSGIITTLKAASRMYAQRERELASSILKTPRARAALFLLLLPVIGLSVAEAGFEGPETLGGTLSYSPMYFTPGIFCLAIVIGLCSGLITGCIGAGGGFIITPALMSIGVKGIIAVGTDLFHIFAKAIMGTIVHRKLGNVNVRLALAMLAGSIAGVSAGGSINRALYSADPALSDLFINIMYVLLLGFLGSYALFDFIRLRMTAGTGAQTNEPSLPMSLQAINLPPMVAFDEDLFDGGKRISAWFVACCGAIVGFIATLLGVAGGFLTFPLYVYVLGVSSLTTVGTDILQIIFTAGYASITQYAAYGFVFYTLAVGMLIGSLLGIQLGAMTTRVVKGTYIRGFYAIAILAGFLNRLFDLPLKMQAMDMLTLSDMTATMLARAGNYAFYGAISIFCIWVLSTLIGRVHMLREV is encoded by the coding sequence ATGCCCAGAACTGTTTCTATGTCAGGAATAATCACCACGCTCAAAGCGGCTTCGCGGATGTATGCACAGCGCGAGCGTGAGCTGGCTTCTTCCATACTAAAAACGCCAAGAGCACGGGCTGCGCTCTTTCTTCTGCTGCTGCCGGTTATCGGGCTTTCCGTTGCCGAGGCCGGTTTTGAGGGACCGGAAACGCTGGGAGGAACGCTTTCTTACAGCCCCATGTACTTTACGCCGGGCATATTCTGCCTCGCCATAGTCATAGGGCTCTGCTCCGGCCTGATCACCGGCTGCATCGGGGCGGGGGGTGGGTTCATCATCACGCCTGCACTCATGAGTATTGGCGTGAAGGGCATAATCGCCGTGGGCACCGACCTGTTCCACATCTTCGCCAAGGCCATCATGGGCACCATAGTGCACAGAAAGCTCGGTAACGTGAATGTGCGGCTGGCCCTTGCCATGCTGGCGGGGTCCATTGCGGGTGTTTCCGCAGGGGGCAGCATAAACAGAGCGCTCTACAGTGCCGACCCGGCCCTGAGCGATCTGTTCATCAACATCATGTATGTTCTGCTGCTCGGTTTTCTCGGCAGCTATGCCCTGTTTGATTTCATACGCCTGCGCATGACGGCCGGAACGGGCGCACAGACCAATGAACCCAGCCTGCCGATGAGCCTGCAGGCCATCAACCTGCCCCCCATGGTTGCCTTTGACGAAGACCTCTTCGACGGCGGCAAGCGCATTTCGGCATGGTTTGTCGCCTGCTGCGGGGCCATTGTGGGCTTCATCGCCACCCTGCTCGGCGTTGCGGGCGGGTTTCTCACCTTTCCGCTCTACGTGTACGTTCTGGGTGTTTCCAGCCTCACCACGGTGGGCACTGACATCCTGCAGATCATCTTCACGGCGGGGTATGCTTCCATAACGCAGTACGCTGCCTATGGATTCGTCTTCTACACGCTGGCCGTGGGTATGCTCATAGGCTCCCTGCTCGGCATCCAGCTCGGCGCCATGACTACCCGCGTGGTGAAAGGCACCTACATAAGAGGCTTTTACGCCATAGCCATTCTGGCCGGTTTTCTGAACCGCCTGTTTGATCTGCCACTGAAAATGCAGGCCATGGACATGCTCACACTCTCCGACATGACAGCCACAATGCTGGCCCGCGCCGGAAACTATGCCTTTTACGGTGCCATCAGCATATTCTGCATATGGGTACTCTCAACCCTTATCGGTCGTGTTCATATGCTGCGGGAAGTGTAA
- a CDS encoding putative sulfate/molybdate transporter, whose translation MQSIRMRFTRTELAGAIGDLGTLLPLSVGMIAVNGLDAMGLFVGVGLFYLIAGHYYGTPIAVQPMKTIGAYAVATGATATVVHAAGIWMAILLLLIAWFDGAKRLQRIVPKEVIRGVQVSTGLLLALQGVRFIAGISPLQAKLSEPWLGMGSLAGIPWSLVLGVISLFLLLGLIDSKRFPGALVTIVCGIIFGLIFGEHSISFSPSLPALLPHGLPGLSDFIIALPAMVLPQLPMTIGNAVFANADLANKYYPEGAARNTPRALCTSMGLACLGGALLGGMPMCHGAGGLAAHYRFGARTGASNLMIGGIFLMLPLLAGQGMFDVVRIIPVAVLGTMLLFAGIELCLAMRDMETRGHLFTIFLMVACTLTFNLTVAFLCGILVAWLMERGVISV comes from the coding sequence ATGCAAAGCATCCGCATGCGCTTCACACGTACTGAACTGGCCGGGGCTATTGGCGATCTTGGAACACTGCTGCCCCTTTCGGTCGGCATGATCGCTGTAAACGGGTTGGACGCCATGGGGCTCTTTGTAGGCGTCGGACTCTTCTATCTGATCGCAGGTCACTACTACGGCACGCCCATTGCCGTTCAGCCCATGAAGACCATCGGTGCGTATGCCGTGGCCACAGGTGCCACGGCTACTGTCGTTCATGCGGCCGGCATCTGGATGGCCATACTGCTTCTGCTCATCGCATGGTTTGACGGGGCAAAGCGACTGCAACGCATTGTCCCCAAGGAAGTTATCCGCGGAGTGCAGGTTTCCACCGGCCTGCTGCTGGCCTTGCAGGGAGTGCGATTCATTGCCGGGATATCGCCCCTGCAGGCCAAGCTTTCCGAGCCATGGCTCGGCATGGGTTCCCTTGCAGGCATCCCCTGGAGTTTGGTGCTCGGCGTAATCAGCCTCTTCCTTCTGCTGGGGCTTATTGACAGCAAGCGATTCCCCGGCGCGCTGGTGACCATTGTCTGCGGCATCATCTTCGGCCTGATTTTCGGCGAGCACTCCATCTCTTTCAGCCCCAGCCTGCCCGCCCTGCTGCCCCACGGCCTGCCGGGGCTCTCCGACTTCATCATCGCCCTGCCTGCCATGGTGCTGCCACAGCTGCCCATGACGATTGGCAATGCCGTATTCGCCAACGCCGACCTTGCGAACAAGTACTATCCGGAAGGTGCTGCCCGCAACACCCCGCGCGCGCTGTGCACCAGCATGGGCTTGGCCTGTCTGGGCGGCGCGCTGCTCGGTGGCATGCCCATGTGCCACGGTGCGGGGGGTCTGGCTGCGCACTACCGGTTCGGTGCGCGAACCGGCGCAAGCAACCTCATGATCGGAGGCATATTCCTGATGCTGCCCCTGCTTGCCGGACAGGGCATGTTTGACGTGGTGCGCATCATCCCCGTTGCCGTTCTCGGCACCATGCTGCTCTTTGCAGGCATTGAACTGTGCCTTGCCATGCGCGACATGGAAACCCGCGGCCACCTGTTCACCATATTCCTCATGGTTGCCTGCACCCTCACCTTCAACCTTACGGTGGCGTTTCTGTGCGGCATACTGGTGGCATGGCTCATGGAACGAGGGGTAATTTCGGTATAG
- a CDS encoding sulfite exporter TauE/SafE family protein: MEMFAADWLYMYMPIAGVKVLWPALVLIGFSVGVIGGFFGMGGAWMVTPGLNIIGFPMAFAIGTDIAHIAGKSMISTIRHSKFGNVDYKLGMVMLVGTMVGIEIGAQLVMWLERIGLVGSVVRWVYVVFLALISWMVFYDYAKAVKKSKMGDVTDRGAEGITWYKTLHRINIPPMVHFKASGFTCSAWLPILVSLATGILAGFLGIGGGLLRMPALVYLIGCPTHIAVGTDLFEVMISGLYGAFTFALKGRIELVAVFVMLTGAAIGAQIGTVATKYSKGYGIRVAFGIAVLCCMISIILKQFKYDMPSAILILGTISLICLYIIKVMFTGAAAELRAKKNRENKAHAA; the protein is encoded by the coding sequence ATGGAAATGTTCGCAGCAGACTGGTTGTATATGTACATGCCCATCGCGGGCGTGAAAGTACTGTGGCCTGCGCTGGTTCTCATCGGCTTCTCGGTGGGCGTTATCGGCGGCTTCTTCGGCATGGGTGGTGCATGGATGGTTACCCCCGGCCTCAACATCATCGGCTTCCCCATGGCATTCGCCATCGGTACGGACATTGCCCACATCGCCGGCAAGTCCATGATCTCCACCATCCGCCACTCCAAGTTCGGTAACGTGGACTACAAACTAGGCATGGTAATGCTGGTAGGTACCATGGTCGGTATCGAAATAGGCGCCCAGCTCGTCATGTGGCTGGAGCGTATCGGCCTCGTCGGTTCGGTTGTCCGCTGGGTATACGTTGTCTTCCTCGCGCTCATCAGCTGGATGGTCTTCTATGACTACGCAAAGGCTGTGAAGAAGAGCAAGATGGGCGACGTGACCGACCGCGGCGCAGAAGGTATTACCTGGTACAAGACCCTGCACCGCATCAATATTCCCCCGATGGTTCACTTCAAGGCTTCCGGCTTCACCTGTTCCGCATGGCTGCCCATTCTCGTGAGCCTTGCCACCGGTATTCTGGCCGGCTTCCTCGGCATCGGCGGCGGCCTGCTCCGCATGCCCGCCCTCGTATACCTGATCGGCTGCCCCACCCATATCGCAGTTGGCACCGACCTCTTTGAAGTTATGATCTCCGGTCTGTACGGCGCCTTTACCTTCGCGCTCAAGGGCCGCATTGAACTGGTCGCAGTATTCGTAATGCTCACCGGCGCAGCCATCGGCGCGCAGATCGGCACCGTGGCGACCAAGTACTCCAAGGGTTACGGCATCCGCGTGGCATTCGGCATCGCAGTGCTGTGCTGCATGATCTCCATCATCCTCAAGCAGTTCAAGTACGACATGCCTTCCGCCATTCTGATTCTCGGCACCATCTCCCTGATATGTCTCTACATCATCAAGGTTATGTTCACCGGAGCCGCAGCTGAACTGCGCGCCAAGAAGAACCGCGAAAACAAGGCCCATGCGGCCTAG
- a CDS encoding DVU0150 family protein has translation MKRIMALAVSMVAALPALAHAAAGKAADLVVVADTRVIDSGILRYFADLYNTNPTMNATWAVILTAVYGCFLGVLMDFLLSRTGLDLTSRKIVEH, from the coding sequence ATGAAGCGGATTATGGCTCTTGCCGTATCCATGGTAGCGGCACTTCCCGCTCTGGCACATGCAGCTGCCGGCAAAGCAGCGGATCTCGTGGTGGTGGCAGACACCCGGGTTATCGATTCCGGCATTCTCCGCTATTTTGCGGACCTGTATAATACGAACCCGACCATGAATGCCACGTGGGCAGTAATACTCACCGCCGTATACGGCTGCTTCCTCGGCGTGCTCATGGACTTCCTGCTCAGCCGCACCGGCCTTGACCTCACATCCCGCAAGATTGTGGAACATTAA
- a CDS encoding sigma 54-interacting transcriptional regulator, whose product MSIVSRRNSHSLSVPFLAGFRQASLRTRLLVILVPLIALVLAVTGIVSYLVTYDYVTIALRRNAMVHNLATAEALRNVLEESRKDVSIVAQQGLARDGMRDYLSRKAEAGGGRYLAAGMVRKDGGCTLMMSTAKGGFVDIPEAEAEDMKPSPHSILQRVRHLPDGHVWLSEVMTMRFTDPESPDMTGRLEIPAVMLAAVSDVAGERLVYFVVLDARILRNVLSLYGSEKSPIRAFVRTQEVRYSYLFNMSGWILFQSESVDTPDVPLSTYLARSSKVGTLGLPELDCAFRPEADDRFWHMLGEVRQGRQGVLEDLRPPYLTETMKEIATAYAPVSFRPAPDAAPYIWGGIAYYDVSRLTVAAGYKHIDIMFIVVIAACVLATLLIYFVSGMLTRSLRGITRAAEAMHDTGDLGPINVAAQGYEARMLEKAINSMLKRMRAQLDEIQCKDNAIRAVGMKEAVPLETFFIRPSELAERVPQIIGGGATLDALRRNILKAAQVDVDVLIVGETGTGKQLTAEAIHCNSVRAEYPFISINCGELDENLLIDTLFGHVKGAFTEARNDRPGAFREADGGTLFLDEIQLASPKVQQSLLRALAMRVIKPLGSDREVPVNVRVIAATNVDLRALFADGRFREDLYFRLNVITIATPPLRNHPENILPIAAYYLCEAGKQAGRESLALSRGAVEKLMAYRWPGNIRELKNAIIRAAVMTNHDVIQADCLLLDGREENWTTPDADRANEGGGHEASWMTSSPSSSASANSSANASSSGVASEALSGAASAETDRQSHRPSYAESSAAREPAPEVLREPEGLNPRQQLAWRILARKGTITRREYEEAVEGDIAPRTALYDLQDMVRRQVVERVGSGPGTVYRLKRPPSR is encoded by the coding sequence ATGAGCATAGTGAGCAGAAGAAATTCCCATTCACTGAGTGTGCCGTTTCTGGCCGGTTTCAGGCAGGCGTCTCTGCGCACCCGTCTTCTGGTGATTCTGGTGCCGCTCATCGCCCTTGTTCTGGCTGTGACCGGAATCGTCTCCTATCTCGTGACCTACGATTATGTGACCATCGCATTGCGCAGAAACGCAATGGTGCACAACCTGGCAACAGCTGAAGCCTTGCGCAATGTGCTTGAAGAAAGTCGCAAAGATGTGAGTATTGTTGCTCAGCAGGGTCTTGCGCGAGATGGGATGCGCGATTATTTATCGCGCAAAGCAGAGGCTGGCGGCGGCAGGTACCTTGCCGCAGGCATGGTCAGAAAGGATGGCGGCTGCACGCTGATGATGTCCACCGCCAAGGGGGGCTTTGTCGATATTCCGGAGGCCGAAGCGGAGGATATGAAGCCTTCGCCCCACTCCATCCTCCAGCGCGTGCGGCACCTGCCGGATGGGCATGTCTGGCTCTCCGAGGTGATGACCATGCGGTTCACCGATCCGGAAAGCCCGGATATGACAGGCAGGCTTGAGATTCCGGCCGTCATGCTGGCTGCGGTGAGCGATGTTGCGGGCGAGCGCCTTGTCTATTTTGTTGTGCTGGATGCCCGTATCCTCCGCAATGTCCTTTCGCTTTACGGTTCTGAAAAGTCGCCCATCAGGGCCTTTGTCCGCACGCAGGAAGTCCGCTACAGCTATCTTTTCAACATGTCCGGGTGGATTTTGTTCCAGTCGGAATCTGTCGATACTCCCGATGTTCCCCTTTCTACCTACCTTGCCAGGTCTTCCAAGGTTGGCACGCTTGGCCTGCCCGAACTGGATTGCGCCTTCCGCCCCGAGGCGGACGACCGCTTCTGGCACATGCTCGGCGAAGTACGGCAGGGGCGGCAGGGCGTGCTTGAAGACCTGCGCCCGCCATATCTGACCGAAACCATGAAGGAGATTGCCACTGCCTATGCGCCGGTTTCCTTCCGTCCGGCACCGGATGCTGCTCCCTATATATGGGGTGGAATAGCCTACTATGATGTGAGCCGCCTGACTGTTGCGGCCGGCTACAAGCATATCGACATCATGTTCATTGTGGTGATTGCAGCCTGTGTGCTGGCAACGCTGCTTATCTATTTCGTTTCCGGCATGCTTACCCGCTCACTGCGGGGGATCACCCGCGCGGCAGAGGCCATGCACGATACGGGCGATCTTGGCCCCATTAACGTGGCCGCACAGGGGTATGAAGCCCGCATGCTGGAGAAGGCCATCAATTCCATGCTGAAGCGCATGCGGGCGCAACTGGACGAGATACAGTGCAAAGATAACGCCATCCGCGCGGTGGGCATGAAGGAAGCCGTGCCGCTGGAAACCTTTTTCATCCGGCCCTCCGAGCTTGCAGAACGGGTGCCGCAGATCATAGGCGGCGGTGCAACGCTCGATGCTTTGCGCCGCAATATCCTTAAAGCCGCTCAGGTGGACGTGGATGTGCTTATCGTGGGCGAGACCGGCACCGGCAAGCAGCTGACCGCAGAGGCAATACATTGCAACAGCGTCCGCGCTGAATATCCTTTCATCTCAATCAATTGCGGCGAGCTTGATGAAAATCTGCTCATAGATACCCTTTTCGGGCATGTGAAAGGTGCGTTCACCGAGGCAAGAAACGACCGTCCCGGTGCGTTCCGTGAAGCGGATGGCGGTACTCTTTTCCTCGATGAAATCCAGCTTGCGTCGCCCAAGGTACAGCAGTCCCTGCTGCGTGCGCTGGCCATGCGGGTTATCAAGCCGCTTGGCAGCGACAGGGAGGTGCCGGTCAATGTGCGCGTCATTGCCGCGACAAACGTTGATCTGCGTGCCCTGTTTGCAGACGGGCGGTTTCGTGAAGACCTTTACTTCCGGCTCAATGTCATCACCATTGCCACGCCCCCGTTGCGCAATCATCCGGAAAATATCCTGCCCATTGCCGCGTACTATCTGTGCGAAGCAGGAAAACAGGCGGGCAGGGAATCGCTGGCGCTCAGCCGCGGGGCCGTGGAAAAGCTCATGGCCTACCGGTGGCCGGGCAATATCCGCGAACTGAAAAATGCCATTATCCGCGCAGCAGTCATGACCAATCATGACGTTATTCAGGCGGATTGCCTGCTCCTTGACGGGCGGGAGGAAAACTGGACTACGCCGGATGCTGACCGCGCAAACGAAGGTGGAGGACATGAAGCATCATGGATGACTTCCTCCCCGTCTTCTTCCGCGTCTGCCAACTCGTCAGCCAACGCGTCTTCCTCCGGCGTTGCTTCCGAAGCCCTGTCCGGTGCAGCCTCTGCGGAGACCGACAGGCAATCACACCGGCCTTCCTATGCGGAGAGCAGCGCAGCACGCGAACCCGCACCCGAAGTTCTTCGCGAACCAGAGGGGCTGAACCCGCGGCAGCAGCTTGCATGGCGCATTCTTGCCCGCAAGGGAACGATCACACGACGGGAGTATGAAGAGGCCGTGGAGGGTGACATTGCTCCGCGCACAGCATTGTATGATCTGCAGGATATGGTCAGGCGGCAGGTAGTTGAACGTGTGGGCAGCGGCCCGGGAACCGTGTATCGCCTCAAGAGGCCCCCGTCGCGGTAA
- a CDS encoding PEP/pyruvate-binding domain-containing protein — protein sequence MRSLSSMLSRLFGRGTPAGATNEQAADLFGRRYNAFRDLLESNSELLGIISGLQEMLDGETVFGRPFISTQTSRLLFHATRMVSSLDTLSGGRYPDLAVALARIRGEMDALVTQPRHSGATPYVLPLSQLSRLALDTVGAKAANLGELKRLGLPVPEGFAVSTAGFDAFMGHEGLLDDILRRAREIMPDDPASIREASDDIQKIVMQSALPADLEQALAEAWASLAARGVTRCAMRSSAVGEDGELSYAGQYATVLNVDGASMVETYRQVVASLFSERAITYRLFMGEPLEASAMSVLCLEMVDAVAGGVLYTRNPVPFAEGEEHMVLDAVWGLGAYAVDGEVTPDRFVLSHDDPPRLLSSAVADKLRQLLMNPEGGVTPADVPQDKRQAPCLSPAQCIELGAMGLRIEAHYGSAQDIEWALGRDGGLVLLQARPLKMELEQQVACIPVAGETVLLEGGDCAASGVGCGTVLLLDEENIPAGIPSGTILVVRHPSPRFVPVLVRAEGLVAETGSLTGHLASLAREFQIPALFNAESASSVLRQGDVVTLDAACARVYAGEVAAVLERKAEKMPVMAGTAMLELLRKIADLVIPLYLTDPASGDFRPDSCRTVHDLMRFAHEVCYKEMFRISDMLSDKSVSAVRLQAALPVDLHVIDLGGGLHGSGGFVTREEVLSEPFAALLDGMLDPAVAHGAPRPVSLQGFLSVMSRQMLEPPTAGDQRFGERSYAIVSDRYLNFSSRVGYHYSVLDAFCGQAMDSNYVHFEFKGGAAGEERRSRRVQALARILSALGFVLEVRGDRVVARFRKYDREETVERITALGRLLIYSRQMDMLMHDDASVQMAAEHFINGEYRRFS from the coding sequence ATGCGCAGTCTTTCGTCCATGTTGTCACGGCTGTTCGGCAGGGGAACCCCTGCAGGAGCGACAAACGAACAGGCTGCGGACCTGTTCGGCAGACGCTACAACGCTTTTCGCGACCTTCTGGAATCCAACTCCGAGCTGCTCGGCATTATCAGCGGGCTGCAGGAGATGCTGGACGGCGAGACCGTATTTGGCCGTCCCTTCATATCCACTCAGACTTCCCGTCTGCTATTCCATGCCACGCGCATGGTTTCCAGCCTCGATACGCTTTCGGGCGGCCGCTATCCCGACCTGGCCGTGGCGCTTGCCCGCATCCGCGGTGAGATGGATGCGCTGGTCACGCAGCCGCGCCACAGCGGTGCCACTCCCTATGTATTGCCCCTGTCGCAGCTTTCACGCCTTGCGCTCGATACGGTGGGGGCAAAGGCGGCAAACCTTGGTGAACTGAAACGGCTTGGCCTGCCTGTGCCGGAAGGCTTTGCCGTGAGCACGGCAGGGTTTGACGCCTTCATGGGTCACGAAGGCCTGCTCGACGATATTCTCCGCAGGGCGCGGGAAATCATGCCGGACGATCCTGCCTCCATCCGCGAGGCTTCCGACGATATTCAGAAAATTGTGATGCAGAGTGCGCTGCCTGCCGATCTTGAGCAGGCTCTTGCCGAGGCATGGGCATCCCTTGCGGCCAGAGGTGTTACCCGTTGTGCCATGCGCAGCAGTGCCGTAGGCGAGGACGGCGAGCTTTCCTATGCCGGACAGTATGCCACAGTGCTCAACGTGGATGGCGCATCCATGGTGGAAACGTACCGGCAGGTTGTGGCCAGCCTGTTCTCTGAACGGGCCATAACCTACCGGCTGTTCATGGGCGAGCCGCTGGAAGCCTCGGCCATGAGCGTGCTGTGTCTGGAGATGGTGGATGCCGTGGCAGGGGGCGTGCTCTATACCCGCAATCCCGTGCCATTTGCCGAGGGCGAGGAGCACATGGTGCTGGACGCCGTTTGGGGGCTGGGGGCCTACGCCGTGGACGGCGAGGTGACGCCGGACAGGTTTGTGCTTTCGCATGATGACCCGCCCCGTCTTCTCTCCTCAGCCGTGGCGGACAAGCTCCGGCAGCTGCTCATGAATCCCGAGGGCGGCGTCACCCCCGCCGATGTGCCGCAGGATAAGCGGCAGGCTCCGTGCCTTTCGCCTGCGCAGTGCATCGAACTGGGAGCCATGGGGCTGCGTATAGAAGCGCATTACGGGTCTGCACAGGATATTGAATGGGCACTTGGCCGTGATGGCGGGCTGGTGCTCCTGCAGGCTCGCCCGCTGAAGATGGAACTGGAACAGCAGGTGGCCTGCATTCCCGTGGCAGGGGAAACCGTGCTGCTGGAAGGGGGCGACTGTGCCGCCTCCGGCGTTGGCTGCGGCACGGTGCTGCTGCTGGATGAAGAGAATATTCCTGCTGGCATTCCGTCCGGCACCATTCTGGTTGTCCGGCATCCCTCGCCGCGTTTCGTGCCTGTTCTCGTGCGTGCGGAAGGGCTGGTGGCAGAAACGGGCAGCCTGACAGGGCATCTGGCATCGCTTGCACGTGAATTTCAGATTCCGGCCCTGTTCAATGCCGAAAGTGCATCCTCCGTGCTGCGGCAGGGCGATGTGGTCACGCTGGATGCCGCCTGCGCCCGTGTGTATGCAGGCGAGGTGGCTGCCGTGCTGGAACGCAAAGCGGAAAAAATGCCTGTCATGGCAGGAACAGCCATGCTGGAACTGCTGCGCAAGATCGCAGACCTTGTCATTCCCCTGTACCTTACGGACCCTGCCTCCGGCGACTTTCGGCCCGATTCGTGCCGCACGGTGCATGACCTCATGCGGTTTGCGCACGAGGTCTGCTACAAGGAGATGTTCCGCATAAGTGACATGCTTTCCGACAAAAGCGTTTCTGCCGTGCGGTTGCAGGCGGCGCTGCCTGTTGATCTGCATGTGATTGACCTTGGCGGCGGGCTGCATGGCTCAGGCGGGTTTGTCACGCGGGAAGAGGTGCTCTCCGAACCCTTTGCCGCGCTGCTCGACGGCATGCTGGACCCTGCCGTGGCACATGGTGCCCCGCGCCCCGTCAGTCTGCAGGGATTTCTTTCCGTAATGAGCCGCCAAATGCTGGAACCGCCCACGGCAGGTGACCAGCGGTTCGGCGAGCGCAGCTATGCCATTGTTTCCGACCGGTACCTGAACTTCAGTTCACGGGTGGGCTACCATTACAGCGTGCTGGATGCCTTTTGCGGGCAGGCGATGGACAGCAACTATGTGCATTTCGAATTCAAGGGCGGTGCGGCGGGTGAGGAACGCCGCAGCAGGCGGGTGCAGGCGCTTGCCCGCATTCTCTCCGCTCTGGGGTTTGTGCTTGAGGTGCGGGGTGACCGTGTTGTGGCCCGCTTCCGCAAGTATGACAGGGAAGAGACAGTGGAACGCATAACCGCGCTGGGCAGGCTGCTGATTTATTCGCGCCAGATGGATATGCTCATGCACGACGATGCCTCGGTGCAGATGGCCGCAGAGCATTTCATAAACGGTGAGTATCGCCGGTTTTCGTGA